From Pseudomonas sp. CCI4.2, one genomic window encodes:
- a CDS encoding helix-turn-helix transcriptional regulator has product MNTSGDRLRALLRECHLSATDFAANRNVTPQHVNNWFKRGIPMARLGEVAELLTVNPRWLRSGEGPKHPGDTFDETSIANPDGEAHHNAEDVQLPLLEEIEAAQGLGQTIVAEAPGRKIRLPLRTLQTMSIEPGNAVCAQMVGNSMAEKIQAGSIIGIDRGLTQIIDGEMYALEHDGMLRVKYLYRLAGGSLRLRSHNSGEYPDEVFAAEQIQQQNIRVLGWVFWWSTLNTRRRPVSFR; this is encoded by the coding sequence ATGAATACATCAGGTGACCGCTTACGCGCCCTCCTTCGGGAGTGCCATCTCTCTGCGACAGACTTCGCTGCCAACCGCAACGTGACGCCACAGCACGTGAATAATTGGTTCAAGCGCGGCATCCCCATGGCGCGTCTGGGAGAAGTGGCTGAACTATTGACCGTCAACCCGCGATGGCTGCGCTCGGGAGAAGGCCCCAAACATCCCGGCGACACCTTCGACGAGACAAGCATCGCCAACCCTGATGGCGAAGCCCACCACAACGCCGAGGACGTGCAATTGCCGCTCCTTGAGGAAATAGAGGCGGCTCAAGGATTAGGCCAAACCATCGTTGCCGAAGCGCCAGGGCGGAAAATTCGCCTGCCACTACGCACCCTGCAAACCATGAGCATCGAACCCGGCAACGCCGTCTGCGCTCAGATGGTCGGCAACAGCATGGCCGAGAAAATCCAGGCCGGCTCCATCATCGGCATCGACCGCGGCCTGACCCAAATCATCGACGGCGAAATGTACGCCCTCGAACACGACGGCATGCTCCGTGTGAAATACCTTTATCGACTCGCTGGAGGGTCCCTCAGACTGCGCAGCCACAACAGCGGCGAGTACCCCGACGAGGTATTTGCAGCCGAACAAATCCAGCAACAGAATATTCGGGTGCTGGGATGGGTTTTTTGGTGGTCCACATTAAACACTCGCCGACGACCGGTATCGTTTCGGTGA
- a CDS encoding ethanolamine ammonia-lyase subunit EutB, whose protein sequence is MAAFAHTVGAQTYRFEDLKELMAKASPARSGDFLAGIAALNDGERVAAQMALADTPLKHFLEEALIPYEDDEVTRLIIDTHDKLAFTAVSHLTVGGFRDWLLSDHANEDSLRALAPGLTPEMAAAVSKIMRVQDLVLVAQKIRVITRFRGTMGLRGRLSTRLQPNHPTDEPAGIAASILDGLLYGNGDAMIGINPATDSTPSIIALLEMLDAIIQRYEIPTQACVLTHVTTAIEVINRGVPLDLVFQSITGTEAANASFGINLNVLQEGYEAGLSLNRGTLGQNLMYFETGQGSALSANAHHGVDQQTCETRAYAVARHFNPFLVNTVVGFIGPEYLYNGKQIIRAGLEDHFCGKLLGVPMGCDICYTNHAEADQDDMDTLLTLLGVAGINFIMGIPGSDDIMLNYQTTSFHDALYARQTLGLRPAPEYEAWLAKMGIFTQADGRVRFGDSLPPAFRHALAHLG, encoded by the coding sequence ATGGCTGCGTTTGCCCATACCGTCGGCGCCCAAACCTACCGTTTTGAAGATCTCAAAGAGCTGATGGCCAAGGCCAGCCCGGCACGTTCGGGGGATTTTCTGGCAGGCATCGCGGCGCTCAACGACGGCGAGCGAGTGGCCGCGCAGATGGCGCTGGCCGACACCCCGCTCAAGCATTTTCTTGAAGAAGCGCTGATTCCTTACGAAGACGATGAAGTCACCCGACTGATCATCGACACCCACGACAAATTAGCGTTTACCGCCGTCAGCCACCTGACCGTCGGCGGCTTTCGCGACTGGTTGCTCAGCGATCACGCCAACGAAGACAGCCTGCGCGCCCTCGCCCCTGGCCTGACCCCGGAAATGGCCGCTGCCGTGTCGAAAATCATGCGCGTGCAAGACTTGGTGCTGGTGGCACAGAAGATCCGAGTAATCACCCGTTTTCGCGGCACCATGGGCTTGCGCGGGCGCTTATCGACCCGGCTGCAACCCAATCACCCCACCGACGAACCTGCCGGAATCGCGGCCAGCATTCTTGATGGTCTGCTCTACGGCAACGGCGACGCCATGATCGGCATCAACCCGGCCACCGACAGCACGCCGTCGATCATTGCGCTGCTGGAAATGCTCGACGCGATCATCCAGCGCTATGAAATTCCGACCCAAGCCTGCGTGTTAACCCACGTCACCACCGCGATTGAAGTGATCAATCGCGGCGTCCCTCTGGACCTGGTGTTTCAATCCATCACCGGCACCGAAGCAGCCAACGCCAGTTTCGGGATCAATCTGAATGTCCTGCAAGAGGGCTACGAAGCCGGGCTGAGCCTGAATCGCGGCACCCTCGGGCAAAACCTGATGTATTTCGAGACCGGCCAAGGCAGCGCGCTGTCGGCCAACGCCCACCACGGAGTTGATCAGCAAACCTGCGAAACCCGCGCCTACGCCGTGGCCCGCCATTTCAACCCGTTTTTGGTCAACACCGTGGTCGGCTTCATCGGCCCGGAATATTTGTACAACGGCAAACAGATCATCCGCGCGGGGCTGGAAGATCACTTCTGCGGCAAGCTGCTGGGCGTGCCCATGGGTTGCGACATTTGTTACACCAACCATGCCGAAGCCGATCAAGACGACATGGACACGTTGCTGACACTGCTGGGCGTGGCCGGGATCAACTTCATCATGGGCATTCCGGGCTCCGACGACATCATGCTCAACTACCAAACCACCTCGTTTCACGATGCGTTGTATGCGCGGCAGACCCTCGGCCTGCGCCCCGCCCCGGAATACGAGGCCTGGCTGGCGAAAATGGGCATCTTCACCCAAGCCGATGGCCGCGTGCGCTTCGGTGACAGCCTGCCGCCCGCCTTTCGCCACGCGCTGGCGCACCTTGGATGA
- a CDS encoding GNAT family N-acetyltransferase, with amino-acid sequence MRIIQATLEHLDLLTPLFVKYREFYGELSYPDSSRAFLEKRLRRKESVIYLALHDDDDKKVLGFCQLYPSFSSLSLKRVWILNDIYVAEDARRQLVADHLLKVAKKMAKDTQAVRMRVLTSSNNEVAQKTYESIGFKVDTQFVNYVLPISED; translated from the coding sequence ATGCGGATTATTCAAGCCACCCTCGAGCACCTGGACCTGTTGACTCCGCTGTTCGTCAAATACCGTGAGTTCTACGGCGAACTGTCCTACCCCGATTCGTCCCGCGCTTTTTTGGAAAAACGCCTGCGCCGCAAAGAGTCGGTGATTTACCTGGCATTGCACGATGACGACGATAAAAAGGTGCTCGGCTTCTGCCAGCTTTATCCGAGTTTTTCATCGCTGTCGCTCAAGCGCGTGTGGATCCTCAACGACATCTACGTCGCCGAAGACGCCCGCCGTCAGTTAGTCGCCGATCACCTGCTGAAAGTCGCGAAGAAAATGGCCAAAGACACCCAGGCCGTGCGCATGCGGGTACTCACCAGCAGCAACAACGAAGTGGCGCAGAAAACCTATGAGTCCATCGGGTTCAAGGTCGACACCCAGTTTGTTAACTACGTGTTGCCTATCAGCGAGGATTGA
- a CDS encoding M90 family metallopeptidase, translating into MWSLSAWHRRRIIDQHPVNPEVWNRVLQRLAILDGLTDEQHQQLLESSVLFLQDKHLTALPGVELNQEQRLFLAAQAQLPLLNLGDLNWYRGFHELVLYPGDFVSPQRHRDASGVEHEWDGKHSGEAWSQGPVILAWPGVLSSGGWNASNLVIHELAHKLDMLNGSADGFPPLHGDMRNSDWASAMQSAYDHLNQQLDHHPHSPPAIDPYAAENPAEFFAVTSEYFFSGPDMLFKAFPAVYEQLKAFYRQDTLGRLHQLRRNHHAYNNHD; encoded by the coding sequence ATGTGGTCTCTCAGCGCGTGGCACCGACGCCGGATCATCGACCAGCACCCGGTCAATCCCGAGGTCTGGAATCGCGTGCTGCAGCGGCTGGCGATTCTCGACGGGCTGACCGACGAACAGCATCAGCAGCTGCTTGAAAGCAGCGTGTTGTTCCTGCAAGACAAACACCTGACGGCTTTGCCCGGCGTTGAACTCAATCAAGAGCAGCGCCTGTTTCTCGCCGCTCAGGCACAACTGCCGCTGCTTAACCTTGGCGATCTGAACTGGTACCGGGGTTTTCATGAGTTGGTGCTGTACCCCGGCGACTTCGTTAGCCCGCAACGCCATCGCGATGCCAGCGGCGTTGAACATGAGTGGGATGGCAAGCACAGCGGCGAAGCGTGGTCTCAAGGCCCGGTGATTCTGGCCTGGCCGGGCGTTTTATCCAGCGGCGGTTGGAACGCCTCCAACCTGGTCATCCACGAGCTGGCGCACAAACTCGACATGCTCAACGGATCGGCCGACGGTTTTCCACCGCTGCACGGCGACATGCGCAACAGCGACTGGGCCAGCGCTATGCAAAGCGCCTACGACCACCTCAATCAGCAACTGGACCATCATCCGCACAGCCCACCGGCGATTGATCCGTATGCGGCGGAAAACCCGGCTGAGTTTTTTGCGGTCACCAGTGAATACTTTTTCAGCGGCCCGGATATGCTGTTCAAAGCCTTCCCGGCTGTCTATGAACAGCTAAAAGCCTTCTACCGTCAGGACACCCTTGGCCGCCTGCACCAACTTCGGCGCAATCATCACGCGTACAACAATCACGACTAA
- the ppa gene encoding inorganic diphosphatase translates to MSYSKIPAGKDLPNDIYVAIEIPANHAPIKYEIDKETDCLFVDRFMATPMFYPANYGFIPNTLADDGDPLDVLVVTPYPVTPGSVIRARPVGILHMTDDGGGDAKVIAVPHDKLSQLYVDVKEYTDLPPLLLEQIKHFFENYKDLEKGKWVKIEGWGDAEAARTEIMKSVAAFKG, encoded by the coding sequence ATGAGCTACAGCAAAATTCCGGCTGGCAAAGACCTGCCGAACGACATCTACGTCGCGATCGAAATTCCGGCCAACCACGCGCCGATCAAATACGAAATCGACAAAGAAACCGATTGCCTGTTCGTTGACCGTTTCATGGCCACCCCGATGTTTTACCCGGCCAACTACGGTTTTATTCCGAACACCCTGGCTGACGACGGCGACCCCCTCGACGTGCTGGTCGTGACGCCTTATCCGGTCACCCCGGGTTCGGTCATCCGCGCCCGCCCGGTCGGCATCCTGCACATGACCGACGACGGCGGCGGCGATGCCAAAGTCATCGCAGTCCCGCACGACAAACTGTCTCAACTCTACGTTGACGTCAAAGAGTACACCGACCTGCCTCCTCTGCTGCTTGAGCAAATCAAGCACTTCTTCGAGAACTACAAGGATCTCGAAAAAGGCAAATGGGTGAAGATCGAAGGTTGGGGCGATGCTGAAGCTGCCCGCACTGAAATCATGAAGTCGGTCGCCGCGTTTAAAGGCTGA
- a CDS encoding aldehyde dehydrogenase family protein — MRYAHPGTEGSIVSFKSRYGNFIGGEFVPPVKGQYFENISPVNGKLIAEFPRSTAEDVDKALDAAHAAADAWGKTSVQARSLVLLKIADRIEQNLELLAVTETWDNGKAVRETLNADIPLAVDHFRYFAGCLRAQEGSAAEIDGNTVAYHIHEPLGVVGQIIPWNFPLLMAAWKLAPALAAGNCIVMKPAEQTPLGISVLMELIGDLLPPGVLNIVQGYGREAGEALASSKRIAKIAFTGSTPVGSHIMKLAAENIIPSTVELGGKSPNIFFEDIMQAEPEFIDKAAEGMVLAFFNQGEVCTCPSRALVQESIYPEFIKAVLKKVEQIKRGDPLDTDCMVGAQASEQQFDKILSYLEIAKGEGAELLTGGSVEKLEGDMAGGYYIQPTLLKGNNKMRVFQEEIFGPVVSITTFKDEAEAIAIANDTQFGLGAGLWTRDINRAYRVGRALKAGRVWTNCYHLYPAHAAFGGYKKSGVGRETHKVALEHYQQTKNLLVSYDTNPLGFF; from the coding sequence ATGCGTTACGCCCATCCCGGAACTGAAGGTTCTATCGTTTCCTTCAAAAGCCGTTACGGCAACTTCATCGGTGGCGAATTCGTGCCGCCGGTCAAAGGCCAATATTTCGAAAACATCTCGCCGGTCAACGGCAAACTGATTGCTGAATTCCCACGGTCCACTGCCGAAGACGTAGACAAAGCACTGGACGCCGCGCATGCCGCTGCTGATGCATGGGGCAAAACCTCGGTCCAGGCTCGCTCGCTGGTGCTGCTGAAAATCGCTGACCGTATCGAGCAAAATCTGGAACTGCTGGCCGTTACCGAAACCTGGGACAACGGCAAAGCGGTTCGTGAAACTCTGAACGCTGACATCCCGCTGGCTGTCGATCACTTCCGCTACTTCGCGGGTTGCTTGCGCGCACAAGAAGGCAGCGCAGCAGAAATCGACGGCAACACCGTGGCTTATCACATCCATGAACCCCTGGGCGTGGTTGGCCAAATCATTCCGTGGAACTTCCCATTGTTGATGGCCGCCTGGAAGCTCGCACCGGCCTTGGCTGCCGGTAACTGCATCGTGATGAAACCGGCCGAGCAAACTCCGCTGGGCATTAGCGTACTGATGGAGTTGATCGGCGACTTGCTGCCACCAGGCGTGCTGAACATCGTTCAGGGTTACGGTCGCGAAGCCGGCGAAGCACTGGCAAGCAGTAAGCGCATCGCTAAAATCGCCTTCACCGGTTCGACGCCGGTTGGCTCGCACATCATGAAACTGGCAGCGGAAAACATTATTCCGTCCACCGTGGAGCTGGGCGGCAAATCGCCTAACATCTTCTTCGAAGACATCATGCAAGCCGAGCCGGAGTTCATCGACAAAGCCGCTGAAGGCATGGTGCTGGCGTTCTTCAACCAAGGCGAAGTCTGCACCTGCCCATCGCGAGCGCTGGTGCAAGAGTCGATCTACCCTGAGTTCATCAAGGCCGTACTGAAAAAGGTCGAGCAAATCAAACGCGGCGACCCGCTGGACACCGACTGCATGGTCGGCGCTCAGGCTTCAGAACAGCAATTCGACAAGATTCTCTCGTACCTGGAAATCGCCAAAGGCGAAGGCGCTGAGCTGTTGACCGGCGGCAGCGTCGAAAAACTCGAAGGCGACATGGCCGGCGGTTACTACATCCAGCCAACGCTGCTTAAAGGCAACAACAAGATGCGGGTCTTCCAGGAAGAGATCTTCGGGCCAGTGGTCAGCATCACCACGTTCAAAGATGAAGCCGAAGCCATCGCCATCGCCAACGACACCCAGTTCGGCCTCGGCGCTGGCCTGTGGACCCGCGACATCAACCGCGCTTATCGCGTTGGCCGGGCACTGAAAGCCGGTCGTGTGTGGACCAACTGCTATCACCTTTACCCAGCACACGCTGCGTTCGGTGGTTACAAGAAGTCCGGTGTAGGCCGGGAAACCCACAAAGTTGCACTTGAGCATTATCAACAGACTAAAAACCTGTTGGTGAGCTACGACACTAATCCGCTGGGCTTTTTCTAA
- the eutC gene encoding ethanolamine ammonia-lyase subunit EutC: MAEKPVLPNDSQNPWLELRRLTPARIALGRTGTSIPTSAQLDFQYAHAQARDAVHLPFDQSGLSAQLAERGRETLLLHSAATDRNSYLQRPDLGRRLDDASAQQLRDYATAHRGGVDVAIVVADGLSSLAVHRHTLPFLQRMEEQTAAEGWSLSPVILVEQGRVAVADEIGELLSAKMVVILIGERPGLSSPDSLGLYFTYGPKVGLTDAARNCISNVRLEGLSYGLAAHRLLYLMREACRRQLSGVSLKDEAQLHTLESDPSAPSKGNFLLAKPND, from the coding sequence ATGGCTGAGAAACCTGTTTTGCCCAACGACAGCCAGAATCCATGGTTGGAGTTGCGCCGCCTGACCCCGGCCCGAATCGCCCTTGGCCGCACCGGCACCAGCATACCCACCAGCGCGCAGCTGGATTTCCAATACGCCCACGCCCAGGCCCGGGACGCGGTGCATTTGCCGTTTGATCAGTCAGGGCTTAGTGCGCAACTGGCCGAACGTGGCCGCGAAACACTGCTGCTGCACAGCGCCGCGACTGATCGGAATAGTTATTTGCAGCGCCCGGACTTGGGCCGTCGCCTGGACGATGCGTCTGCCCAGCAACTGCGCGATTACGCGACAGCTCATCGCGGTGGGGTCGATGTGGCGATTGTGGTGGCCGATGGTTTGTCATCCTTGGCCGTGCATCGACACACGCTGCCGTTTTTGCAGCGGATGGAAGAACAAACTGCCGCCGAAGGCTGGTCGCTGTCTCCGGTGATATTGGTGGAGCAAGGCCGAGTGGCCGTGGCCGATGAAATCGGTGAACTGCTCAGCGCAAAAATGGTGGTTATCCTGATTGGTGAACGCCCCGGCCTCAGCTCTCCCGACAGCCTGGGCCTGTATTTCACCTACGGCCCTAAAGTCGGCCTGACCGACGCGGCCCGCAATTGCATTTCCAACGTGCGCCTGGAAGGGTTGAGTTACGGCTTGGCAGCCCATCGTTTGCTTTATTTGATGCGTGAAGCCTGTCGACGGCAACTGTCCGGGGTCAGCCTGAAGGACGAGGCGCAGCTTCATACGTTGGAATCAGACCCTTCGGCACCCTCAAAAGGCAACTTCCTGCTGGCGAAACCTAACGACTGA
- a CDS encoding DedA family protein: protein MEFNPIDVILHLDVYLDMLVTNYGTWIYAILFLVIFCETGLVVMPFLPGDSLLFIAGAVAAGGGMDPVLLAGLLMLAAILGDSTNYIVGRTVGEKLFSNPNSKIFRRDYLNQTHDFYERHGGKTVTLARFLPIIRTFAPFVAGVGKMPYPRFFFFSVLGTVAWVGGLVTLGYFFGNVPFIKKNLSLLVVAIILVSLLPMIIGVVRGRLAARSANAR, encoded by the coding sequence ATGGAATTCAACCCGATTGACGTTATTTTGCATCTCGATGTCTACCTCGACATGCTCGTGACCAACTACGGCACCTGGATCTACGCGATCCTGTTTTTGGTGATTTTTTGCGAAACCGGGCTGGTGGTCATGCCCTTTCTGCCTGGCGATTCGTTGCTGTTCATCGCCGGCGCAGTGGCAGCGGGCGGCGGCATGGACCCGGTTCTGCTGGCGGGCTTATTGATGCTGGCGGCAATACTTGGCGACAGCACCAACTACATCGTCGGCCGAACGGTGGGCGAAAAGTTATTCAGCAATCCGAATTCGAAAATCTTCCGTCGCGATTACCTGAACCAAACCCACGATTTCTACGAACGCCACGGTGGCAAAACCGTCACGCTGGCGCGCTTTCTGCCGATCATCCGCACCTTCGCGCCTTTCGTAGCGGGTGTCGGCAAAATGCCCTACCCCCGGTTTTTCTTCTTCAGCGTACTGGGCACCGTCGCTTGGGTCGGCGGGCTGGTGACGCTGGGCTACTTCTTCGGCAACGTGCCGTTCATCAAAAAGAACCTGTCGTTGTTGGTCGTCGCAATCATCCTTGTGTCCCTGCTGCCCATGATCATTGGCGTGGTGCGTGGCCGTCTGGCCGCGCGCTCAGCCAACGCGCGCTGA
- a CDS encoding sigma-54-dependent Fis family transcriptional regulator produces the protein MQSDHLTRHAQQVLTFAQGKTHLRGPGSDPSIARSWLRCLEEHHLDPALTIAPTVLEHGRLLERRERMQQVLSLAGGEMNSLHQQLSGAGHAVLLTDSRGIILNCVTAPTEHTIFERAGLWLGADWSEECEGTNGIGTCLVERQSLTIHQEEHFRGRHTGLTCSASPVFDPHGDLLAVLDVSSARHDVSRQSQFHTMALVNLSAKVIERSFFLHHCDDQWLLRFHLQAASVGLFSEGLMAFDGEGRVSAVNQSALNLLGYGRGNLLGQSVNALFECSLDELLVRASTQPTATWPLRTRDGRRLFALLRGQPRSVPQALPAPTPASPARLSGICLGDPALQNDFRRALRVFERDVPLLVNGETGSGKEAFAKAVHQASLRSDKPFVALNCAAIPESLIESELFGYRGGSFTGARKEGMRGKLQQADGGTLFLDEIGDMPLALQTRLLRVLEDRLVVPLGGEPHAVDVRVISATHRNLLERVADGSFREDLYYRLNGLEVALPPLRERSDKSQLLDFLLEEEAGGQEVVLDESARRALLNYAWPGNVRQLRTVLRTVVALCDEQHIGLDELPIAIRQQVVAPALTLVSEHPLDDAERIALLAVLEEQRWHMTHSAEQLGVSRNTLYRKLRKHGIER, from the coding sequence GTGCAAAGCGACCATTTGACACGCCATGCCCAACAAGTTCTCACGTTCGCCCAAGGCAAAACCCATCTGCGAGGACCCGGTAGCGATCCATCGATCGCCCGCTCCTGGCTGCGTTGCCTTGAGGAACACCATCTCGATCCCGCGCTGACCATCGCGCCGACGGTGCTTGAACATGGGCGACTGCTGGAGCGCCGCGAGCGGATGCAGCAGGTGCTGAGCCTGGCCGGTGGCGAAATGAACAGCCTGCACCAGCAGCTGTCGGGCGCCGGGCACGCGGTGCTGCTCACCGACTCCCGTGGGATCATCCTTAACTGCGTGACCGCGCCCACTGAGCACACTATTTTCGAACGCGCCGGGCTTTGGCTCGGAGCGGACTGGAGCGAAGAGTGCGAAGGCACTAATGGCATCGGCACCTGCCTGGTCGAGCGTCAGTCGTTAACTATTCATCAAGAAGAACATTTTCGTGGTCGTCATACCGGGCTGACCTGCTCGGCGAGCCCGGTGTTCGATCCGCATGGCGATTTGCTCGCGGTGCTAGATGTGTCGTCGGCGCGGCATGACGTGTCTCGGCAGAGCCAATTTCACACCATGGCGCTGGTGAATCTGTCAGCCAAGGTCATCGAGCGCAGCTTCTTCTTGCACCATTGTGATGATCAATGGCTGCTGCGCTTTCATCTTCAAGCAGCGTCGGTCGGTTTGTTTAGCGAAGGGCTAATGGCATTTGACGGCGAAGGCCGTGTCAGCGCGGTTAATCAGAGCGCCCTGAACCTGCTGGGCTATGGTCGCGGCAACTTGCTAGGCCAATCGGTTAACGCCTTGTTTGAGTGTTCGCTGGATGAATTGCTCGTCCGCGCCAGCACCCAGCCCACTGCCACCTGGCCGCTGCGCACCCGCGACGGCCGGCGTTTGTTTGCCTTGTTGCGCGGGCAGCCACGCAGCGTGCCGCAAGCGCTACCGGCCCCAACGCCGGCTTCCCCTGCTCGCTTAAGCGGTATCTGCTTGGGTGATCCCGCCTTACAAAATGATTTTCGTCGGGCGTTGCGGGTCTTTGAGCGTGACGTGCCGTTGCTGGTCAATGGTGAAACCGGCTCGGGTAAAGAAGCCTTTGCCAAGGCCGTGCATCAAGCGAGCTTGCGCAGCGACAAACCGTTCGTGGCCCTCAACTGTGCCGCGATCCCTGAAAGCCTGATTGAAAGTGAACTGTTCGGCTACCGTGGCGGCAGTTTTACCGGTGCGCGCAAAGAAGGCATGCGCGGCAAGCTGCAACAGGCCGACGGCGGTACGTTGTTTCTCGACGAAATCGGCGACATGCCGTTGGCGCTGCAAACCCGTCTATTAAGGGTGCTGGAAGATCGTTTGGTCGTACCGCTCGGCGGCGAACCGCATGCGGTGGATGTCAGGGTTATTAGCGCGACTCACCGTAATCTGCTGGAGCGGGTCGCCGACGGCAGTTTTCGCGAAGATTTGTATTACCGCCTGAATGGTTTGGAAGTCGCCTTGCCGCCGCTGCGTGAGCGAAGTGATAAATCGCAGTTGCTGGATTTTCTACTGGAAGAAGAGGCGGGCGGTCAGGAGGTTGTTCTCGACGAGTCGGCCCGTCGCGCGCTGCTAAATTACGCCTGGCCGGGGAATGTTCGGCAACTGCGCACAGTGCTGCGGACCGTGGTCGCGCTGTGCGATGAGCAACATATTGGCCTGGATGAGCTGCCCATCGCCATCCGACAACAGGTTGTGGCGCCAGCGCTGACATTGGTCAGCGAGCACCCGTTGGATGACGCTGAACGCATCGCGCTGCTGGCCGTGCTGGAAGAGCAGCGCTGGCACATGACCCACAGCGCCGAACAATTAGGCGTCAGCCGCAATACCTTGTATCGCAAACTCCGTAAACACGGGATCGAGCGTTAG
- the eat gene encoding ethanolamine permease produces MTTTTTLKPTLGTLHLWGIAVGLVISGEYFGWSYGWGAAGTLGFLITTLIVATMYTCFIFSFTELTTAIPHAGGPFAYSRRAFGEKAGLIAGIATLIEFVFAPPAIAMAIGAYLNVQFPELDPRHAAVGAYIIFMGLNILGVSIAATFELVVTVLAVLELLVFMGVVMPGFSFSNFALNGWSGADTFSIASVPGIFAAIPFAIWFFLAIEGAAMAAEEAKDPKRTIPKAYVSGILTLVFLAIGVMVLAGGVGDWRQLSNINDPLPQAMKAVVGSNSSWMHMLVWIGLFGLVASFHGIILGYSRQFFALARAGYLPKGLAKLSRFQTPHRAILAGGVIGIAAIYSDGLVNLQGMTLTAAMITMSVFGAIVMYIISMLSLFKLRKTEPLLERTFRAPGYPIVPGIALFLALVCLVAMAWFNAVIGLIFLGFMVVGFIYFQLTAKQRSDAPADAMLTGV; encoded by the coding sequence ATGACTACTACGACAACGCTCAAACCAACACTGGGTACCCTGCACTTATGGGGCATCGCAGTAGGATTGGTCATTTCCGGCGAGTATTTCGGCTGGAGTTACGGTTGGGGTGCGGCAGGGACGCTGGGTTTTTTAATCACCACGTTGATTGTCGCGACGATGTACACCTGTTTCATTTTTAGCTTTACCGAACTCACCACCGCGATTCCTCATGCTGGCGGCCCGTTTGCTTACAGCCGTCGAGCCTTTGGTGAAAAGGCCGGATTGATCGCCGGCATTGCTACCTTGATTGAATTCGTCTTTGCGCCTCCGGCCATCGCCATGGCCATTGGTGCTTACTTAAATGTGCAGTTTCCAGAACTGGACCCGAGACACGCGGCCGTCGGCGCGTACATCATCTTCATGGGCCTCAATATCTTGGGCGTCAGCATCGCTGCCACCTTTGAATTGGTGGTAACTGTATTGGCCGTTCTTGAACTGCTGGTGTTCATGGGCGTGGTCATGCCCGGTTTCAGCTTCAGTAACTTTGCCCTCAACGGTTGGTCAGGCGCTGACACCTTCAGCATTGCCTCAGTGCCAGGCATCTTCGCTGCCATCCCCTTCGCCATCTGGTTCTTCCTCGCCATCGAAGGCGCCGCCATGGCCGCCGAAGAAGCCAAAGACCCCAAGCGCACGATTCCCAAGGCTTACGTCAGCGGCATCTTGACCTTGGTGTTCCTGGCAATTGGCGTCATGGTCTTGGCCGGCGGTGTGGGGGATTGGCGCCAGCTGTCGAACATCAACGATCCGTTGCCGCAGGCGATGAAAGCCGTGGTCGGCTCCAACTCTAGCTGGATGCACATGCTGGTATGGATCGGTCTGTTCGGCTTGGTGGCAAGTTTCCACGGGATCATCCTCGGTTACTCGCGGCAGTTCTTCGCCTTGGCACGTGCCGGGTACCTGCCAAAAGGCCTGGCTAAACTTTCGCGGTTCCAGACGCCGCACCGGGCCATTCTGGCGGGCGGCGTGATCGGCATCGCCGCGATCTACAGCGACGGCCTGGTTAATTTGCAAGGCATGACCCTGACAGCCGCGATGATCACCATGTCGGTGTTTGGCGCCATCGTGATGTACATCATCAGCATGCTCAGCCTGTTCAAACTACGCAAAACCGAACCCTTGCTAGAGCGTACCTTCCGGGCGCCGGGCTACCCAATTGTGCCTGGCATCGCGCTGTTCCTGGCGTTAGTGTGCCTGGTGGCGATGGCGTGGTTTAACGCCGTGATCGGTTTAATCTTCCTCGGCTTCATGGTGGTGGGCTTCATCTACTTCCAACTGACGGCAAAACAACGCTCCGATGCGCCAGCGGACGCTATGCTGACAGGAGTCTAA